A window of Pusillimonas sp. T7-7 contains these coding sequences:
- a CDS encoding trypsin-like peptidase domain-containing protein, which translates to MSRLHTHFMFLCCHTTMKFALPVRRLQPAVALLLAFVAGQTSLSTALAGQWPQGEQAPLPSLAPMLEHVTPAVVNISSESAVAQPGWGHAAPGRAFAPPERVARSLGSGVIVDAKNGYVLTNHHVVRNGRSVTVTLQDGRDLEARIIGGDPDTDLALLSVRASGLAELALADSTELHVGDYVVAVGNPFGLGQSATSGIVSAVDRAGLQKSGYQNFIQTDASINPGSSGGALVNLRGELVGINTMIFTPSGGNVGIGFAVPSNLAASVMKDLLAHGKVRRGTLGLDVFDMSPAQARDRRLPNGHSHILVTHVQANSAAQQAGIQADDIITALNGKPVRTVNELRNLEGMLSVGSPVQLSIRRDGRNQTLSLRVAASTPQRLHAGELDHRLNGIGLSDPPANTPAGPGSGVLVVSVYRERSAAAARLRQGDVLLSVNHTPVSRVSDVRNLLQAGPKDGQLLLTFSRAGRSFYLLLG; encoded by the coding sequence ATGTCCCGCCTTCACACCCACTTCATGTTCCTGTGCTGTCATACCACCATGAAATTCGCTTTGCCCGTCCGCCGCCTGCAACCGGCGGTTGCCCTGCTGCTGGCGTTCGTCGCAGGCCAAACCTCTCTGTCCACCGCCCTGGCCGGCCAATGGCCCCAGGGCGAGCAGGCGCCGCTGCCGTCCCTGGCGCCCATGCTGGAACACGTCACGCCCGCCGTCGTCAACATCTCCAGCGAAAGCGCTGTGGCCCAACCCGGCTGGGGCCATGCAGCCCCCGGGCGCGCCTTCGCGCCGCCCGAGCGCGTGGCGCGCAGCCTGGGTTCGGGCGTGATCGTGGACGCAAAGAACGGCTATGTCCTGACCAATCATCACGTCGTGCGCAACGGTCGCTCGGTGACCGTCACGCTGCAGGACGGCCGCGATCTGGAGGCGCGTATCATCGGCGGCGATCCGGACACCGACCTGGCGTTGCTTAGCGTACGCGCCTCGGGACTGGCCGAACTGGCACTGGCCGACTCAACCGAGCTGCACGTGGGCGACTACGTGGTGGCGGTGGGCAATCCGTTCGGGCTGGGCCAGTCGGCCACCTCGGGCATCGTCTCGGCGGTGGACCGCGCAGGACTGCAAAAAAGCGGCTACCAGAATTTCATTCAAACGGATGCCTCCATCAACCCGGGCAGCTCGGGCGGCGCGCTGGTGAACCTGCGCGGCGAACTGGTGGGCATCAACACCATGATCTTCACGCCGTCCGGAGGCAATGTGGGCATCGGCTTTGCCGTGCCGTCAAACCTGGCCGCCTCGGTCATGAAAGACCTGCTGGCCCACGGCAAGGTACGCCGGGGCACACTGGGGCTGGACGTCTTCGATATGTCGCCCGCCCAGGCGCGCGACAGGCGGCTGCCCAATGGACACAGTCATATTCTGGTCACCCACGTACAGGCCAACTCTGCGGCGCAGCAAGCGGGCATCCAGGCCGACGACATCATCACGGCACTGAACGGCAAGCCGGTGCGCACCGTCAACGAACTGCGCAACCTGGAAGGCATGCTATCGGTGGGCAGCCCCGTGCAGCTATCCATACGGCGCGACGGCCGCAACCAAACGCTGAGCCTGCGCGTGGCCGCCAGCACACCACAGCGCCTGCATGCCGGCGAACTGGACCATCGCTTGAACGGCATCGGGCTGAGCGACCCGCCAGCAAACACGCCTGCCGGGCCAGGCAGCGGCGTGCTGGTGGTCAGCGTGTACCGCGAGCGCAGTGCGGCGGCCGCGCGCCTGCGCCAAGGCGATGTGCTGCTTAGCGTGAATCACACGCCGGTCAGCCGCGTGAGCGATGTGCGCAATCTGCTGCAGGCCGGCCCGAAGGACGGCCAATTGCTGCTGACTTTCAGCCGCGCGGGCCGTTCCTTCTATCTACTGCTGGGCTGA
- a CDS encoding LPS O-antigen chain length determinant protein WzzB, with product MVRADVGSAHGDEIDVAALWRGLWGARRTIGVITLIVTALACVYAFAVAPVVFETRVVLLPPRVADLAGYNQAHQLSQAIYHASDAAQDSAGEQPTDNAIARITPNQAYRVFQRHLSSASLRTRFLASIQTESGQGLRAGNAAANKALQEALTIELPKSGQDQTVVTWRGKAPVLIARWANQYVHAAMQAARAELLDTLAGEVAMRTRSTQLQSDVVRSVGQVERRFEMARVRDALHIAQAISLEGLAQTPRLLSPHLDEVMYLQGSRALQAQLNALAQRQIDDPFLPQLTPLRQARLMLERIALDPTGLRVAMLDASAQVSQIPVRPQRWLIVLLGAALGLMLGTAVALLRGLESRPAMIGSDGA from the coding sequence GTGGTCAGGGCAGATGTGGGATCGGCGCATGGCGACGAGATCGATGTGGCCGCGCTGTGGCGCGGTTTGTGGGGGGCGCGCCGCACGATAGGGGTCATAACCCTGATCGTCACGGCGCTGGCCTGTGTGTACGCCTTCGCCGTTGCGCCGGTTGTGTTCGAGACGCGGGTGGTGTTGCTGCCCCCGCGCGTGGCGGATCTGGCCGGCTACAACCAGGCGCATCAGTTATCGCAGGCCATCTATCATGCCTCGGACGCAGCGCAGGATTCCGCCGGCGAACAGCCGACGGATAACGCCATTGCCCGCATTACTCCGAATCAGGCTTATCGCGTTTTTCAGCGCCATTTGAGCTCGGCGAGCCTGCGCACGCGGTTCTTGGCTTCAATCCAGACAGAAAGCGGTCAGGGGCTGCGTGCGGGAAACGCGGCGGCAAACAAGGCTTTGCAAGAGGCGTTGACCATCGAGTTGCCTAAATCGGGACAGGACCAGACCGTGGTGACGTGGCGCGGTAAAGCCCCCGTATTGATTGCACGGTGGGCCAACCAATACGTGCACGCGGCGATGCAGGCGGCGCGCGCCGAACTGCTGGATACGCTGGCCGGCGAGGTGGCCATGCGCACGCGCAGTACGCAGCTGCAATCCGACGTAGTGCGTTCGGTGGGGCAGGTCGAGCGCCGGTTTGAAATGGCGCGGGTACGCGATGCCCTGCACATCGCCCAAGCGATCAGCTTGGAGGGGTTGGCACAAACACCGCGTTTATTGTCGCCGCATTTGGACGAGGTCATGTACTTGCAGGGCAGCAGGGCGCTGCAGGCGCAACTGAACGCGTTGGCTCAACGACAGATCGATGATCCCTTTCTGCCTCAACTGACTCCCTTGCGCCAGGCGCGGCTGATGCTTGAACGCATCGCCCTTGACCCCACCGGTCTGCGAGTGGCCATGCTTGATGCGTCGGCGCAGGTGTCGCAGATACCCGTGCGCCCTCAACGATGGCTGATTGTGCTGCTGGGTGCGGCGCTGGGACTGATGCTGGGTACAGCGGTGGCGCTGCTGCGTGGGTTGGAATCTCGGCCAGCGATGATCGGGTCGGATGGCGCGTAA
- a CDS encoding STN domain-containing protein, with protein MLHGCFTHDPRFPSYVVVLLARCLRATAALIAVLGVCGAAAAAELFTFDLPRMALDDALRQYSTRTGRSVLFDAKQVEGRKSTSVNGRLSADAALQRLIAGTGMQSRFVSDDAFLLTLIPVRADAPKSPSMSPRLRRFYGQMQQRITRVLCDDAALQSGSYRLALRFRVNAAQKIEQLQVHATGRPDLEPRILDRLQGLALGSAPPANAAAPITLLIQEDKGGRRGCAP; from the coding sequence ATGCTTCACGGGTGTTTTACGCATGACCCTCGTTTCCCCTCCTATGTTGTTGTGCTTCTCGCTCGTTGCCTGCGCGCAACCGCAGCGCTGATTGCTGTGCTCGGTGTATGCGGCGCGGCTGCGGCAGCCGAACTGTTCACGTTTGATCTGCCGCGCATGGCGCTGGACGATGCGCTGCGCCAGTACAGTACGCGAACGGGTCGCTCGGTCCTGTTCGATGCCAAGCAGGTCGAAGGACGAAAGTCCACGTCCGTGAACGGGCGCTTATCGGCCGATGCGGCCCTGCAGCGCCTGATCGCCGGCACGGGTATGCAAAGCCGGTTTGTGTCGGACGATGCGTTTTTGCTGACGTTGATTCCGGTGCGAGCCGATGCGCCCAAAAGTCCGTCCATGTCGCCGCGTCTGCGTCGCTTCTATGGCCAGATGCAGCAGCGTATTACGCGCGTACTGTGTGACGATGCTGCGCTGCAATCGGGCAGCTATCGCCTGGCACTGCGCTTTCGTGTGAACGCCGCCCAGAAAATCGAACAACTGCAGGTGCATGCCACTGGGCGACCAGACCTGGAGCCGCGTATTCTTGATCGCCTGCAAGGCTTGGCGCTGGGTAGCGCTCCACCGGCCAATGCCGCCGCGCCGATTACGCTGCTGATTCAGGAAGATAAGGGCGGGCGCCGGGGGTGTGCGCCGTGA
- a CDS encoding RNA polymerase sigma factor, with protein sequence MSVKGLAELRRLFTERYDVLKAHLTRRLGSSELASDALHDAYVRLTDRADLDLDQVRHPQSYVLNTAVNGAIDRLRSEARLLNSDEIDVLLDFADPAPGPAQQVQAQFDLEYAVQALDALPPRQRDILYSARVEGLTLVELSKRWGISTRMVSRELQAAHEFCAEHMKR encoded by the coding sequence GTGAGCGTCAAGGGTCTGGCCGAGCTGCGCCGTTTGTTTACCGAGCGCTACGATGTGCTCAAGGCGCACTTGACGCGCCGCCTGGGTTCGTCCGAACTGGCCAGCGACGCCTTGCACGACGCTTACGTGCGCTTGACCGACCGGGCCGATCTGGATCTGGATCAGGTGCGCCACCCGCAAAGCTATGTGCTCAACACGGCGGTTAATGGCGCCATCGATCGCTTGCGCAGCGAGGCGCGGTTGCTGAACAGCGATGAAATCGACGTGTTGCTTGATTTTGCCGACCCCGCGCCCGGGCCGGCCCAGCAGGTGCAGGCGCAGTTCGATCTTGAGTATGCGGTGCAAGCGCTTGATGCGCTGCCACCGCGCCAGCGCGATATTTTGTATTCGGCGCGGGTGGAAGGCTTGACGTTGGTGGAGTTATCTAAGCGCTGGGGCATCTCCACGCGCATGGTTAGCCGCGAACTACAGGCCGCCCACGAGTTCTGTGCAGAGCACATGAAAAGATAA
- a CDS encoding FecR domain-containing protein produces MTHDSVYPRSGDDPAQAIQAEAQAWVRKLAAGSPTTADAEDLKYWCAQSAAHEQAWRQARGEWQAMGEVLLTHRARHPAPAAKPQRPSRRLFLGAGASAVTALAVVAVVRPPLGLWPSWSELGADYRTATGEQRDVQLGEHIRVALNTQTSIAVQGQGARPRIELIAGEAEVLADGVRALEVVAGAGHIDLAQGCVQVRQLGGDRVRLACTQGHAQLHHGARSLPLQAGQQVVYDLNTVSGVAPVAAQAVSAWRDGMVDFDNTPVAEAVAEINRYRPGRVVLMNDALAQRRISGRFNMNALEEAIVMIEQLYQAKVRRLGDVVLLS; encoded by the coding sequence ATGACGCACGATTCTGTTTACCCTCGCTCCGGCGACGATCCAGCTCAGGCCATTCAGGCCGAGGCCCAGGCCTGGGTGCGCAAGCTGGCGGCGGGTAGCCCCACCACGGCTGATGCCGAAGATCTGAAATACTGGTGCGCGCAAAGTGCCGCCCACGAGCAAGCTTGGCGTCAGGCGCGCGGAGAATGGCAAGCCATGGGCGAGGTGCTGCTAACACACAGGGCGCGCCATCCGGCGCCGGCCGCCAAGCCGCAACGGCCCAGCCGGCGTTTGTTTCTGGGAGCCGGTGCTTCAGCCGTGACAGCCTTGGCGGTGGTGGCTGTGGTGCGCCCGCCGCTGGGGCTGTGGCCGTCATGGTCCGAGTTGGGCGCCGATTACCGCACCGCTACAGGTGAGCAGCGTGACGTGCAGCTTGGCGAACATATTCGCGTGGCGCTCAATACCCAAACCAGTATTGCAGTGCAGGGCCAGGGCGCTCGCCCGCGCATCGAGTTGATCGCCGGCGAGGCCGAAGTGCTGGCCGACGGCGTGCGGGCGTTGGAGGTGGTGGCCGGTGCGGGACACATCGACTTGGCCCAAGGGTGTGTACAGGTGCGTCAGTTGGGCGGCGACCGGGTGCGCCTGGCCTGCACCCAAGGGCATGCGCAGCTGCATCATGGTGCGAGATCACTTCCATTGCAGGCCGGCCAGCAGGTGGTATACGACTTGAACACAGTGAGCGGCGTGGCCCCAGTGGCTGCGCAGGCGGTATCGGCCTGGCGCGACGGGATGGTGGATTTCGACAACACGCCGGTGGCCGAGGCGGTGGCCGAAATAAACCGCTACCGGCCGGGCCGCGTGGTGCTGATGAACGATGCCCTAGCGCAGCGGCGCATCAGCGGTCGGTTCAACATGAATGCGCTCGAAGAAGCCATCGTCATGATCGAACAGTTGTATCAAGCCAAGGTGCGGCGCCTGGGCGACGTGGTGCTGCTTAGCTGA
- a CDS encoding STN domain-containing protein, translated as MFVVRCLRWVGGLIAVLGFCGAAAAMQAEAKFSFDLARMSLHEALQKYSSLTGRSVIYDSGQMRGRYSSALQGQYTLDDALDLLIAGSGMEISYATARAVSLIMAPSAQSGRFAIAPSTASRPARQRYYGRLQAKLRRMLCADPALEAGAYRLVLQFRITPTPPSVDLLHVIASGRPELEPMILAALHGQPLEAPPPGFGQPVTLLIPARSGQQEGGCAP; from the coding sequence ATGTTCGTTGTTCGTTGCCTGCGCTGGGTCGGCGGGTTGATTGCCGTACTGGGGTTTTGTGGCGCGGCAGCGGCCATGCAGGCCGAAGCCAAATTCAGTTTCGATCTGGCCCGCATGTCGTTGCACGAGGCTCTTCAGAAATATAGCAGCCTTACAGGACGGTCAGTCATTTATGATTCCGGCCAGATGCGCGGTCGTTATTCCTCCGCGCTGCAGGGGCAATATACGCTTGATGACGCGCTGGATCTGCTGATTGCGGGTTCAGGCATGGAGATTAGCTATGCCACCGCCCGGGCCGTTTCGCTAATAATGGCGCCGTCCGCGCAGTCCGGCCGATTTGCCATTGCGCCGTCGACGGCATCCAGGCCCGCACGCCAGCGCTATTACGGGCGTTTGCAGGCAAAGCTGCGGCGCATGCTGTGCGCCGATCCGGCGCTTGAGGCTGGGGCATACCGGCTGGTGCTGCAGTTTCGAATCACTCCGACACCACCCTCAGTCGATCTGCTGCATGTCATCGCATCGGGCCGTCCCGAGTTGGAGCCAATGATTCTGGCAGCGCTGCATGGACAACCGCTGGAGGCGCCGCCGCCAGGTTTTGGTCAGCCCGTTACGCTACTCATTCCCGCCCGTTCGGGGCAGCAAGAAGGCGGGTGCGCGCCATGA
- a CDS encoding RNA polymerase sigma factor → MSGSGLVQLRQLFIESYDSLKTRLVRRLGTSGDLAGDALHEAYVRLVEKGGLEGVQHPQSYLVNTAMHVAIDRMRREARTLSESEIENFLEMEDSAPGPAQSAVLREELEGMFEILAAMSPRQRDILVAIRAHGLSRNDLAKRWGISERQVGRELMAAHEFCAKALKEREAD, encoded by the coding sequence ATGAGCGGTAGTGGTTTGGTGCAACTCAGACAGCTTTTCATTGAAAGCTATGACAGCCTGAAAACCCGGCTGGTCCGTCGACTGGGCACGTCCGGCGACCTAGCCGGCGATGCTCTGCATGAAGCCTATGTGCGCCTGGTGGAGAAAGGTGGATTGGAGGGCGTCCAACATCCCCAAAGCTACTTAGTGAATACCGCGATGCATGTGGCGATCGACCGCATGCGCCGCGAGGCAAGGACGCTGAGCGAATCAGAGATTGAGAATTTTCTGGAGATGGAGGATTCGGCGCCGGGTCCCGCCCAGAGCGCGGTTCTGCGTGAGGAACTGGAGGGCATGTTTGAGATACTTGCGGCCATGTCGCCACGCCAGCGCGATATTCTGGTCGCTATTCGCGCGCACGGGTTGTCGCGTAACGATCTAGCCAAGCGCTGGGGAATATCTGAACGCCAGGTGGGTCGCGAGCTGATGGCTGCTCATGAGTTCTGTGCCAAGGCGCTCAAAGAACGAGAGGCTGATTAA
- a CDS encoding FecR family protein: MNTDHANATFSKFTPGVLERQARDLLRDFATGRPTTSDIEIIRRWRAQSAAHEKAWVAACSEWKKIGTAARAFDARFPAAAGARPARASRRAFFGAALSAVGALGAVALVRPPLGLWPSWSEMGADYRTAIGEQREIALNAGTHVLLNTRTSIAVQQHNGQSRIELIAGEAALSVWGERACELMAGNGFVDVAGGEVNVYRLDATRVRVYCTAGSARLRHPDGDRVLQAGQRVFYDGQSVEQVTQSSGQASTWREGVVTFKDMPLGDVVDEINRYRPGRVVLLSSALARRRLSARFYIASLDEAITHIEQMYQATVRRVGDVVFIT; the protein is encoded by the coding sequence ATGAATACCGACCACGCGAATGCGACATTTTCCAAATTCACTCCAGGCGTGCTTGAGCGTCAAGCGCGTGATTTGCTGCGTGACTTTGCCACCGGTCGGCCCACTACGTCCGACATCGAGATCATTCGACGCTGGCGCGCGCAGAGCGCGGCGCACGAAAAGGCGTGGGTGGCGGCGTGCTCGGAATGGAAAAAAATAGGTACGGCGGCACGCGCGTTCGATGCGCGCTTCCCAGCGGCCGCAGGCGCGCGTCCGGCGCGGGCGAGTCGCCGAGCATTTTTCGGAGCGGCGCTGTCGGCAGTGGGCGCGCTTGGCGCCGTGGCGCTTGTCCGGCCGCCCCTGGGGCTTTGGCCGTCGTGGTCCGAAATGGGGGCCGATTACCGCACCGCCATCGGCGAGCAGCGCGAAATCGCCCTGAATGCAGGCACTCATGTGTTGCTTAATACGCGCACCAGTATTGCCGTTCAACAGCACAACGGCCAGTCGCGCATTGAGCTGATCGCAGGCGAGGCGGCCCTGTCGGTTTGGGGCGAGCGCGCTTGTGAATTGATGGCTGGAAACGGATTTGTCGATGTGGCCGGTGGCGAGGTCAATGTCTATCGTCTGGATGCCACGCGCGTGCGGGTGTACTGCACGGCAGGTTCAGCGCGGTTGCGGCACCCAGATGGCGACCGTGTTCTTCAGGCGGGCCAACGTGTTTTCTACGATGGGCAGTCCGTGGAGCAGGTTACGCAGTCTAGCGGGCAGGCGTCCACTTGGCGCGAGGGCGTCGTGACGTTCAAGGATATGCCGTTGGGCGACGTGGTCGATGAAATCAACCGTTATCGTCCAGGACGTGTGGTGTTGTTGAGTTCGGCCTTGGCCCGGCGCCGCTTGAGCGCGCGATTTTACATTGCCTCACTGGACGAGGCCATCACGCATATCGAGCAGATGTATCAGGCCACAGTGCGGCGCGTGGGTGATGTGGTTTTCATTACCTGA